The DNA window GGTGCTCGGCGAGGGCGACCTCGTCGAGCTCTATCCAGGCGTGCAGATCGGCCGCGCCGACGCGATGGCCAGCGACGCGAAGTTCAGCCCGACCTCGGTGATGGCCGAGGCGCCCACCATGGCGATGCGGCTGCCGCGCCCCTGACGCGACGCGGAAGGGCGCCGGGACCGTCGTGGTCCCGGCGCCCTTTACTCGCGTACGCGGATCAGCCGGCCAGCACGGCGGCGAGCTGCGCCACCGCGTGGTCGATCTCCTCCTCGGTGATCACCAGCGGCGGGGCGAGCCGGATGGTCGAGCCGTGGGTGTCCTTGGCCAGGACGCCCCGCTCCATGAGCCGCTCGCAGGCCTCCCGGCCGGTCATCAGCGCCGGGTCGATGTCCAGCCCGGCCCAGAGGCCCCGGCCCCGGACCGCGACCAGGCCCTTGCCGATCAGACCGCGCAGGCCGGCGTGCAGCCGCTCGCCCAGCTCGGTCGAGCGGCGCTGGAACTCGCCGGTGGCCAGCAGCCGGACCACCTCGGTGGCGACCGCGCAGGCCAGCGGGTTGCCGCCGAAGGTCGAGCCGTGCTGGCCCGGCTTGAGCACCCCGAGCACGTCGGCGTTCGCGGCGACCGCCGAGACCGGCACGATGCCGCCGCCGAGCGCCTTGCCCAGCAGGTACATGTCCGGGACGACACCCTCGTGCTCGCAGGCGAAGGTGGCGCCGGTGCGGCCCAGGCCGGACTGGATCTCGTCGGCGATGAAGAGCACGTTCCGCTCGGTGCAGACCTGGCGGACGCCGGGCAGGTAGCCCTCCGGCGGCACCACGACGCCCTGCTCGCCCTGGATCGGCTCGAGCAGCACGGCCACGGTGTTCTCGTCGATCGCGGCGGTCAGCGCGGCCAGGTCGCCGTAGGGGACCACGGTGAAGCCCGGCGTGTACGGCCCGAAGTCGGCGCGGGCGTCCTCGTCAGTGGAGAAGCTGACGATGGTGGTGGTCCGGCCGTGGAAGTTCCCCTCGGCGACCACGATGTTGGCCTGGCCCGGGGTCACGCCCTTGACCTGGTAGCCCCACTTGCGGGCGACCTTGATGCCGGTCTCCACCGCCTCGGCGCCGGTGTTCATCGGCAGCACCAGGTCCTTGCCGCAGAGCGCGGCCAGCTCGCGGCAGAAGTCGGCAAACTGGTCGTGGATGAACGCGCGGCTGGTCAGGGTGAGCCGGTCGAGCTGCGCGTGCGCGGCCTCGATCAGCTTCGGGTGGCGGTGGCCGAAGTTCAGCGCCGAGTAGCCGGCCAGGCAGTCCAGGTAACGCCGGCCGTCCACGTCGGTCAGCCAGGCGCCCTCGGCCGACGAGATCACCACGGGCAGCGGGTGGTAGTTGTGCGCCGTGTGACGCTCCGCGTCCCGTACCGCGGCGGGCGTCCGCAGCATGTCGTCGATGATCACTTGAGTGCCTTTCCCTGACGGAGTCGCAACGTGCAGCACTTCGGTCCGCCGCCGGCCTTGCGCAGCTCGGACAGGTCGATACCGATGGTCTCGTAGCCCCGGTCGCGCAGCTTCGCGGCCAGGTCGGTGGCCTGCGCGGGCAGCACCACGTGCCGGCCGTCGCTGACCGCGTTCAGCCCCAGCACCTCGGCGTCGGCCATCGTGGCGTGGATCGCGTCGGGGAAGAGCCGGCGGAGCACCGCGCGGCTGCCCGGGGAGAACGCCTCCGGCAGGTACGCCACGGTCCGCTCGTCGAGCACGGTGAGCGCGGTGTCCAGGTGGTAGAAGCGCGCGTCCACCAGCTGCATGGTGATCACCGGGTAGCCGAAGACCTCCTGGAGCTGCGCGTGCGAGGCGTGCGCGGTGCGGAACCCGGTGCCGGCGAGCAGGTGGTCGCCGACCAGCAGGACGTCGCCCTCACCCTCGTTGACGTGCTTCGGGTCGTACATCTCGAAGCCGGCGGCCTCGAACCAGGCCCGGTAGGCGGGCGCCTCGTCGGCGCGCTGCGGGTCGCGGAACTGCACGGCCATGGCCTTGCCGTCGATCACCGTGCCGCCGTTGGCCGCGAAGACCATGTCCGGCAGGCCGCTGACCGGGTCGATCAGCTCGACCTCGTGGCCCAGGTCCAGGTAGGTGCGGCGGAGCTGCTCCCACTGCCGGATCGCCAGGTCGGCGTCGACCGGTGCGGTGGGGTCCATCCACGGGTTGATCGCGTAGTCGACGGCGAAGTACGTCGGCCGGCACATCAGAAAGCGCTGGCGGGTCGCGTCCATCGTCATGTCGTGCTCCCAGGGTCGGGCGCGCCCGGCCACCGTGGCCCACGGGCTGGCGCCGTGGTCCAACGGTATGCGGCCCGGGTAGACGACATCCACCGCCGGAAGTTGCGTTGAGCGACGGATCGTTGCGTCTGCCCGACACTGCACGACCGATCGTTGCGTCCGGGGGCGGCGGACCCCGGACATACTTCGGGGGCGGCGAACCGCCGCCCCCGAAAGAGGTTGCCCGGCCGGTGAACCACCAGAGCTGATCGGGCGTGCCGGCGCTGCGCCGGCGACCGGGAAACTGCCCGTCAGAAGAGATCCGCAAACTGTGAGTCGAGCCACTCCCGGAACCGGCCGACCCAGTCGCCGTCGGTGGTCGGCCAGTCGAACTGGCCGGTCATCGCCACGATGCCGAGCACCACGGCGGCGAGCCCGACGACGATGCCGATCAGCGCGTCGGTCTTGCCGGCCACGTGCCGGCGGCGGGTGGCGATCAGACCGAGCACGGCGAGCACCGCGCCGACCGCGCCGAGGCCGATGCCGTAGCCGGCGAGGGTGCCGGAGAGCACGAACAGCGCGCCGACCACCGAGACGATCAGGCCCAGGGTGGCGAGCAGGCTGGCCCGGGGCCGCTTCGTGGTGACCGGCTCGACCCGCTCCACGGCCGGGTCCCGGTCGACCGGCCGGTCCGGCCGGCCGTCGCGGTCGAGGTCGACGGTGCGCTCCGCGGCCGGTTCCGGGTCGGCCGCCGGCTCCACGGGTCGGGAGCCCACGTCCGGCCGGTGGCCGGTGGCCGCGCGGGCCGCCGCGGCCCGGTCGGCCGCGCGCCGCCGCGAGTCCGTGGCGGGCTCGCCCTCGACGGGCGGGACGGCGTCGCGGGCGCGCTCGCCGTCGGTCGCGGTGGCGGCGCTGCGGTAGGTGGTCCGCTCCGCGTCCCGGTCGGCGACCACCGGCCGCTCGTCCACCCGGTCGCGGTCGTCGACCACCCCGTCGCCGTTGACGTCATCGGTACGCGCCGGACCGTTCCGGCGGGACAGAATCTTCACTGGGACACCTCCTGATCTCCGGCGCGGAGACCGCGCGTGACGCTCCTGAGGTACCCCGTGGCGGACACGTCGACACCCGTCGACATCGCCGCCGCTCCTGGTCGGCGGTGTCCCGCCCGGCGGGCTACCGTTGCCGTCGTGCCAGAGGGACACACCATCCACCGCCTGGCGGCCCGGCACGCCGAGCTCTTCGCCGGTGACAAGGTGCACGCCGCCAGCCCGCAGGGCCGCTTCGCCGAGGGCGCGGCCCGGCTCACCGGCACCGTCCTGGACGGCACCGAGGCGTACGGCAAGCACCTGCTGCACCACTACGCCGGCGAGCTGACCCTGCACGTCCACCTCGGGCTCTACGGCAAGGTCACCGACGGCCCGGGTGAGCCGCCGCCCCCGGTCGGGCAGATCCGGCTTCGGCTGACGAGCGA is part of the Micromonospora halotolerans genome and encodes:
- the ddaH gene encoding dimethylargininase — encoded protein: MDATRQRFLMCRPTYFAVDYAINPWMDPTAPVDADLAIRQWEQLRRTYLDLGHEVELIDPVSGLPDMVFAANGGTVIDGKAMAVQFRDPQRADEAPAYRAWFEAAGFEMYDPKHVNEGEGDVLLVGDHLLAGTGFRTAHASHAQLQEVFGYPVITMQLVDARFYHLDTALTVLDERTVAYLPEAFSPGSRAVLRRLFPDAIHATMADAEVLGLNAVSDGRHVVLPAQATDLAAKLRDRGYETIGIDLSELRKAGGGPKCCTLRLRQGKALK
- a CDS encoding DUF4190 domain-containing protein, encoding MKILSRRNGPARTDDVNGDGVVDDRDRVDERPVVADRDAERTTYRSAATATDGERARDAVPPVEGEPATDSRRRAADRAAAARAATGHRPDVGSRPVEPAADPEPAAERTVDLDRDGRPDRPVDRDPAVERVEPVTTKRPRASLLATLGLIVSVVGALFVLSGTLAGYGIGLGAVGAVLAVLGLIATRRRHVAGKTDALIGIVVGLAAVVLGIVAMTGQFDWPTTDGDWVGRFREWLDSQFADLF
- the rocD gene encoding ornithine--oxo-acid transaminase, whose amino-acid sequence is MIDDMLRTPAAVRDAERHTAHNYHPLPVVISSAEGAWLTDVDGRRYLDCLAGYSALNFGHRHPKLIEAAHAQLDRLTLTSRAFIHDQFADFCRELAALCGKDLVLPMNTGAEAVETGIKVARKWGYQVKGVTPGQANIVVAEGNFHGRTTTIVSFSTDEDARADFGPYTPGFTVVPYGDLAALTAAIDENTVAVLLEPIQGEQGVVVPPEGYLPGVRQVCTERNVLFIADEIQSGLGRTGATFACEHEGVVPDMYLLGKALGGGIVPVSAVAANADVLGVLKPGQHGSTFGGNPLACAVATEVVRLLATGEFQRRSTELGERLHAGLRGLIGKGLVAVRGRGLWAGLDIDPALMTGREACERLMERGVLAKDTHGSTIRLAPPLVITEEEIDHAVAQLAAVLAG